Proteins found in one Streptomyces sp. NBC_00461 genomic segment:
- the alc gene encoding allantoicase, with amino-acid sequence MTAHQQSGLTRFTGDANPFGGGDPYADYRTADFPFTQYANLADRQLGAGVIAANDEFFAQRENLLVPEPAHFDPEHFGHKGKIMDGWETRRRRGASADHPWPTAEDHDWALVRLGAAGVIRGIVVDTAHFRGNYPQAVSVEGTSVPGSPSPEELLGDDVKWTTLVPRTPVGGHAANGFAVSVEQRFTHLRVSQHPDGGIARLRVHGEVVPDPNWLETLGTFDVVALENGGQVEDASNLFYSPATNTIQPGRSRKMDDGWETRRRRDQGNDWIRYRLTAQSLIRAIEIDTAYLKGNSAGWASVSLQDGESGEWTEILPRTRLQPDTNHRFVLPAPAVGTHARVDIYPDGGISRLRLFGSVTEQGASGLAARHQELGG; translated from the coding sequence GTGACGGCGCATCAGCAATCAGGACTGACTCGTTTCACCGGAGACGCGAACCCCTTCGGAGGCGGTGACCCGTACGCGGACTACCGCACCGCCGACTTCCCCTTCACCCAGTACGCCAACCTCGCCGACCGGCAGCTGGGCGCCGGTGTCATCGCCGCCAACGACGAGTTCTTCGCCCAGCGCGAGAACCTGCTGGTGCCCGAGCCGGCCCACTTCGACCCCGAGCACTTCGGGCACAAGGGCAAGATCATGGACGGCTGGGAGACGCGGCGCCGCCGTGGCGCCTCGGCCGACCACCCGTGGCCGACGGCCGAGGACCACGACTGGGCGCTGGTCCGCCTCGGTGCCGCCGGCGTGATCCGCGGGATCGTCGTCGACACGGCCCACTTCCGCGGCAACTACCCGCAGGCCGTGTCGGTCGAGGGCACGTCGGTGCCGGGCTCCCCGTCGCCGGAGGAACTCCTCGGGGACGACGTGAAGTGGACGACCCTGGTCCCGCGCACCCCGGTCGGCGGCCATGCGGCCAACGGCTTCGCCGTGTCGGTCGAGCAGCGCTTCACCCACCTGCGCGTCAGCCAGCACCCCGACGGCGGCATCGCGCGACTGCGCGTGCACGGCGAGGTCGTCCCGGACCCGAACTGGCTGGAGACGCTGGGTACTTTCGACGTCGTGGCCCTGGAGAACGGCGGCCAGGTCGAGGACGCCTCCAACCTCTTCTACTCCCCGGCCACGAACACCATCCAGCCGGGCCGCTCCCGCAAGATGGACGACGGCTGGGAGACCCGCCGCCGCCGCGACCAGGGCAACGACTGGATCCGCTACCGCCTCACGGCCCAGTCCCTCATCCGCGCCATCGAGATCGACACGGCGTACCTGAAGGGCAACAGCGCGGGCTGGGCGTCCGTGTCGCTGCAGGACGGCGAGAGCGGCGAGTGGACGGAGATCCTCCCCCGCACCCGCCTCCAGCCCGACACCAACCACCGCTTCGTCCTCCCGGCCCCGGCCGTCGGCACCCACGCGCGCGTGGACATCTACCCCGACGGCGGCATCTCCCGCCTGCGGCTGTTCGGTTCGGTGACGGAGCAGGGCGCGTCAGGCCTGGCGGCCAGGCACCAGGAACTGGGCGGCTGA
- a CDS encoding AIM24 family protein, whose translation MTLQQEIVGNAMQMAIVSLRPGQTVYCEAGKFLFKTTNVTMDTRLSGPSGGGGQAQGGGGGMGGMLRQAMGTAMQAGQRMLAGESMAFQYFSAQGGEGTVGFAGVLPGEMRALELDGTRAWFAEKDAFVAAESTVDFGIAFQGGRTGMSGGEGFVLEKFTGHGTVIIAGAGNFIDLNPADFGGRIEVDTGCVVAFEEGIQYGVQRVGGLNRQGLMNAVFGGEGLSLATLEGNGRVILQSLTIESLANALRKAQGGDKQGPTGGLFSTNAG comes from the coding sequence GTGACACTTCAGCAAGAGATCGTCGGCAACGCCATGCAGATGGCGATCGTCAGCCTGCGCCCCGGGCAGACCGTGTACTGCGAGGCGGGCAAGTTCCTGTTCAAGACGACGAACGTGACCATGGACACCCGCCTGTCCGGCCCGTCGGGCGGCGGTGGCCAGGCCCAGGGCGGAGGCGGCGGCATGGGCGGCATGCTGCGCCAGGCCATGGGCACCGCCATGCAGGCCGGGCAGCGCATGCTCGCCGGCGAGTCAATGGCGTTCCAGTACTTCAGCGCCCAGGGCGGCGAGGGCACCGTCGGTTTCGCGGGCGTTCTCCCCGGCGAGATGCGCGCCCTCGAACTCGACGGCACGCGCGCGTGGTTCGCCGAGAAGGACGCCTTCGTGGCCGCCGAGTCCACCGTCGACTTCGGCATCGCCTTCCAGGGCGGCCGCACCGGCATGAGCGGCGGCGAGGGCTTCGTCCTGGAGAAGTTCACCGGGCACGGCACGGTGATCATCGCGGGCGCGGGCAACTTCATCGATCTCAACCCGGCCGACTTCGGCGGCCGCATCGAGGTCGACACGGGCTGCGTCGTCGCCTTCGAGGAGGGCATCCAGTACGGCGTCCAGCGCGTCGGCGGCCTCAACCGCCAGGGGCTCATGAACGCCGTCTTCGGCGGCGAGGGCCTCTCCCTGGCCACCCTGGAGGGCAACGGCCGGGTGATCCTTCAGTCCCTCACCATCGAGAGCCTCGCGAACGCCCTGAGGAAGGCCCAGGGCGGCGACAAGCAAGGACCGACGGGCGGCCTGTTCTCCACCAACGCCGGGTGA
- a CDS encoding nucleotidyltransferase family protein, with the protein MTDDEQQVAGLVLAAGGGRRLGGRPKALLQHRGRPLVEHAVGVLRAAGCTRVHVVLGALADAVRERAELEGCVLVENPEWEQGMGTSLRAGLDSLAGTGAAAAVVCLVDQPGIGPEAVGRVLAAHRDETSLVSAAYDGVRGHPVLFGRAHWAGITETATGDRGARAYLKSHESAITLVECGDVAQPYDIDTTADLLHLE; encoded by the coding sequence ATGACGGATGACGAACAGCAGGTGGCCGGGCTGGTCCTCGCCGCGGGAGGCGGACGGCGGCTCGGCGGGCGGCCCAAGGCACTGCTTCAGCACCGCGGACGGCCGCTCGTCGAGCATGCCGTCGGCGTGCTGCGCGCGGCCGGCTGCACCCGCGTCCACGTGGTGCTGGGGGCGCTGGCCGACGCCGTACGGGAGCGGGCGGAACTGGAGGGGTGCGTGCTCGTGGAGAACCCGGAGTGGGAGCAGGGCATGGGTACCTCGTTGCGGGCCGGGCTGGACTCGCTCGCCGGGACGGGGGCCGCGGCCGCCGTGGTCTGCCTCGTCGACCAGCCGGGGATCGGGCCGGAGGCGGTCGGGCGGGTACTGGCCGCACACCGGGACGAGACCTCACTGGTGTCGGCCGCCTACGACGGCGTACGCGGCCATCCCGTCCTCTTCGGCCGCGCCCACTGGGCGGGCATCACCGAGACCGCGACCGGGGACCGCGGGGCCCGCGCCTACCTCAAGTCGCACGAGTCGGCGATCACGCTCGTCGAGTGCGGGGACGTGGCGCAGCCGTACGACATCGACACGACGGCCGATCTCCTCCACCTTGAGTGA
- the allB gene encoding allantoinase AllB, whose translation MSDVELVLRSTRVITPEGTRPATVAVAGGRITAVLPHDAEIPAGARLEDFGDDVLLPGLVDTHVHVNDPGRTEWEGFWTATRAAAAGGITTLVDMPLNSLPPTTTVDNLRTKRDVAAEKAHIDVGFWGGALPDNVKDLRPLHESGVFGFKAFLSPSGVDEFPHLDQDRLAQSLAEIASFGGLLIVHAEDPHHLDAAPQHGGPKYADFLASRPRDAEDTAIAQLIAQAKRLDARVHVLHLSSSDALPLIAEARAEGVRVTVETCPHYLTLTAEEVPDGASEFKCCPPIREAANQDLLWQALADGTIDCVVTDHSPSTADLKTDDFATAWGGISGLQLSLAAVWTEARRRGHGLEDVVRWMSTHTAELVGLDTRKGAIEAGRDADFAVLAPDETFTVDPAALQHRNRVTAYAGKTLYGVVKSTWLRGERIVADGEFTEPRGRLLTRTP comes from the coding sequence GTGTCCGACGTAGAACTGGTGCTGCGCTCGACGCGCGTCATCACGCCCGAGGGGACGCGTCCCGCCACGGTCGCGGTCGCGGGCGGCAGGATCACGGCCGTACTCCCGCACGACGCCGAGATACCCGCCGGCGCCCGCCTGGAGGACTTCGGCGACGACGTCCTGCTGCCCGGCCTGGTCGACACGCACGTGCACGTCAACGACCCCGGTCGCACCGAGTGGGAGGGCTTCTGGACCGCCACGCGCGCGGCCGCGGCCGGCGGCATCACCACCCTCGTCGACATGCCCCTCAACTCCCTCCCGCCCACGACGACGGTCGACAACCTCCGCACCAAGCGGGACGTCGCCGCCGAGAAGGCGCACATCGACGTCGGCTTCTGGGGCGGCGCGCTGCCCGACAACGTCAAGGACCTGCGCCCGCTGCACGAGTCCGGTGTCTTCGGCTTCAAGGCGTTCCTGTCGCCGTCGGGCGTGGACGAGTTCCCGCACCTGGACCAGGACCGGCTCGCCCAGTCCCTGGCCGAGATCGCCTCCTTCGGCGGCCTGCTGATCGTGCACGCCGAGGACCCGCACCACCTGGACGCGGCCCCGCAGCACGGCGGCCCGAAGTACGCCGACTTCCTGGCGTCCCGGCCGCGCGACGCCGAGGACACGGCGATCGCCCAGCTGATCGCCCAGGCGAAGCGTCTCGACGCCCGCGTGCACGTCCTGCACCTCTCCTCCTCCGACGCGCTCCCGCTGATCGCCGAGGCCAGGGCGGAGGGTGTCCGCGTCACCGTCGAGACCTGTCCGCACTACCTCACGCTCACCGCCGAGGAAGTCCCGGACGGCGCAAGCGAGTTCAAGTGCTGCCCGCCCATCCGGGAGGCGGCCAACCAGGACCTGCTGTGGCAGGCACTGGCGGACGGCACCATCGACTGCGTGGTCACCGACCACTCGCCGTCCACGGCCGACCTCAAGACGGACGACTTCGCCACCGCGTGGGGCGGTATCTCGGGCCTCCAGCTGAGCCTGGCCGCGGTGTGGACCGAGGCCCGCAGGCGCGGCCACGGCCTGGAGGACGTGGTCCGCTGGATGTCCACGCACACGGCGGAACTCGTCGGCCTGGACACTCGCAAGGGCGCCATCGAGGCGGGTCGGGACGCCGACTTCGCGGTCCTCGCGCCCGACGAGACGTTCACCGTGGACCCGGCGGCCCTCCAGCACAGAAACCGCGTCACGGCCTACGCGGGCAAGACCCTGTACGGCGTGGTGAAGTCGACCTGGCTGCGCGGCGAACGCATCGTGGCGGACGGCGAGTTCACCGAACCCAGGGGCCGGCTCCTCACCCGCACCCCCTGA
- a CDS encoding 3-oxoacyl-ACP reductase family protein, giving the protein MTTHRTTLHGKNALVTGGSRGIGAAIALRLAREGADVAVTYVHGKEAAEEVVRRIEALGRRAVALRADSADAEEAGGAVERTAQALGGLDVLVNNAGVGVLGPVEGLSLADVDRVLAVNVRGVFLTSQAAATRMPPGGRIVTIGTCMTQRVPGPGGTLYATSKAALIGLTKALARELGGRGITANIVHPGPIDTDMNPAGGPYAADQAAMTALGRFGTAEEVAAMVVHLAGAEYVTGAEFAVDGGFAA; this is encoded by the coding sequence ATGACAACGCATCGCACAACCCTGCACGGCAAGAATGCCCTGGTCACCGGCGGCAGCCGCGGTATCGGCGCGGCCATCGCGCTGCGGCTCGCCCGGGAGGGCGCGGACGTGGCCGTCACCTACGTGCACGGCAAGGAGGCGGCCGAGGAGGTCGTACGGCGGATCGAGGCGCTGGGACGGCGGGCGGTGGCCCTGCGCGCGGACTCCGCGGACGCGGAGGAGGCCGGGGGCGCGGTGGAGCGTACGGCGCAGGCGCTGGGCGGGCTCGATGTACTGGTGAACAACGCGGGGGTGGGAGTGCTGGGGCCTGTGGAGGGCCTCTCGCTCGCCGACGTCGACCGGGTGCTGGCGGTGAACGTGCGCGGTGTGTTCCTGACCTCGCAGGCGGCGGCGACGCGGATGCCGCCCGGCGGGCGGATCGTGACCATCGGCACGTGTATGACGCAGCGGGTGCCGGGGCCGGGCGGGACGCTGTACGCGACGAGCAAGGCGGCGCTGATCGGGTTGACGAAGGCGCTCGCGCGGGAGTTGGGCGGGCGGGGGATCACCGCGAACATCGTGCATCCGGGGCCGATCGACACGGACATGAACCCGGCGGGTGGGCCGTATGCGGCGGATCAGGCTGCGATGACCGCGCTGGGGCGGTTCGGGACGGCGGAGGAGGTTGCGGCGATGGTGGTGCATCTGGCGGGGGCCGAGTACGTCACGGGGGCAGAGTTCGCCGTGGACGGTGGGTTCGCGGCGTGA
- a CDS encoding IclR family transcriptional regulator, whose product MPTSSASTTDSAKSNGGGVQSLERAFDLLERMADAGGEVGLSELSASSGLPLPTIHRLMRTLVACGYVRQQANRRYALGPRLIRLGESAARLLGTWARPYLARLVEETGETANMALLDGDEIVYVAQVPSKHSMRMFTEVGRRVLPHSTGVGKALLANTPDDEVRALLSRTGMPAATEKTITTPEGFLAALADVRRAGYAIDDNEQEIGVRCLAVSVPNSPTAAAISISGPAGRVTEAATDKIVPVLQQVASELSEALASSGSAT is encoded by the coding sequence GTGCCGACGTCCAGCGCCAGCACCACCGACTCCGCCAAATCCAACGGCGGCGGGGTCCAGTCCCTTGAGCGCGCCTTCGATCTGCTCGAGCGGATGGCCGATGCGGGTGGCGAGGTCGGGCTGAGCGAACTCTCCGCGAGCAGCGGCCTGCCACTGCCCACCATCCACCGCCTGATGCGCACCCTCGTGGCCTGCGGATACGTCCGCCAGCAGGCCAACCGCCGGTATGCGCTCGGCCCGCGGCTGATCCGCCTCGGCGAGTCCGCCGCCCGCCTGTTGGGCACCTGGGCGCGCCCCTATCTGGCCCGCCTGGTCGAGGAGACCGGGGAGACGGCGAACATGGCGCTGCTCGACGGCGACGAGATCGTGTACGTCGCCCAGGTGCCGTCCAAGCACTCGATGCGCATGTTCACCGAGGTCGGCCGACGCGTCCTGCCGCACTCCACGGGCGTCGGCAAGGCGCTGCTCGCCAACACCCCGGACGACGAGGTGCGCGCTCTGCTCTCCCGCACCGGCATGCCCGCCGCGACGGAGAAGACGATCACCACTCCGGAGGGCTTCCTGGCAGCCCTCGCGGACGTACGCCGGGCCGGCTACGCGATCGACGACAACGAGCAGGAGATCGGCGTCCGCTGCCTCGCGGTCTCGGTGCCCAACTCCCCCACCGCCGCCGCCATTTCGATCTCGGGACCCGCGGGCCGGGTCACGGAGGCGGCGACGGACAAGATCGTGCCGGTGCTGCAGCAGGTGGCGTCGGAACTTTCGGAGGCACTGGCGAGCTCGGGATCGGCGACCTAG
- a CDS encoding DUF5955 family protein, giving the protein MTGSDEDPRVAELRTAVSRLRRELAAHPAEFPDRGIAEDELAALAAMTIDGAPEIPRLRRSLLLVAGAIGSVSALARGLSDVRDAVDLFAQPPRR; this is encoded by the coding sequence GTGACCGGCAGCGACGAGGACCCGAGGGTGGCGGAACTGCGGACCGCGGTGTCCCGGTTGCGCCGCGAACTCGCCGCGCACCCGGCCGAGTTCCCCGACCGCGGCATCGCCGAGGACGAACTCGCCGCGCTCGCCGCGATGACGATCGACGGCGCCCCCGAAATCCCGCGTCTGCGCCGGTCGTTGCTACTGGTCGCCGGCGCGATCGGCTCCGTGAGCGCCTTGGCCCGGGGGCTGTCGGACGTACGCGACGCGGTGGACCTGTTCGCGCAGCCGCCGCGCCGCTGA
- a CDS encoding dihydrofolate reductase family protein encodes MGKLVSTIFVTLDGVYQAPGGPEEDTRDGFEHGGWSFPFGDDDFGRFITEVFDRPGAFLLGRRTYDIFASFWPKMTDSADRIASQLNALPKYVPSSTLSDPQWAGTTVISGDLGKEVTALKERTDGELQVHGSGALVQSLLALDLVDTLHLLTFPVVLGSGLRFFAEGALPTKFRHAGGRVTAAGVSIQSYDLAGRPDYGSYAEPGNA; translated from the coding sequence ATGGGCAAGCTCGTCTCCACCATCTTCGTCACCCTCGACGGCGTCTACCAGGCACCCGGCGGACCCGAGGAGGACACCCGCGACGGCTTCGAGCACGGCGGCTGGAGTTTCCCGTTCGGCGACGACGACTTCGGCCGGTTCATCACCGAGGTCTTCGACCGTCCCGGCGCGTTCCTCCTCGGCCGTCGTACGTACGACATCTTCGCCTCGTTCTGGCCGAAGATGACCGACTCCGCCGACCGGATCGCCTCCCAGCTGAACGCGCTGCCGAAGTACGTCCCCTCGTCCACCCTCTCCGACCCGCAGTGGGCCGGCACCACCGTGATCAGCGGCGATCTGGGCAAGGAGGTCACCGCCCTCAAGGAGCGCACCGACGGCGAGCTCCAGGTGCACGGCAGCGGCGCCCTCGTCCAGTCCCTGCTGGCGCTCGACCTCGTCGACACCCTCCACCTGCTGACGTTCCCGGTGGTGCTCGGCTCCGGCCTCCGCTTCTTCGCCGAGGGCGCACTGCCGACCAAGTTCCGTCACGCCGGCGGACGCGTCACCGCCGCGGGCGTCTCCATCCAGTCGTACGACCTGGCGGGGCGCCCGGACTACGGCTCGTACGCGGAACCGGGGAACGCCTGA